The Juglans regia cultivar Chandler chromosome 2, Walnut 2.0, whole genome shotgun sequence genome includes a window with the following:
- the LOC108994190 gene encoding DNAJ protein JJJ1 homolog, producing MASEKRCHYEVLGLSRDCTAEEIRSAYKKLALQRHPDKLVQSGFSQAEATARFQELAHAYEVLSDPKERAWYDSHRSQILFSDPSSTTNSAVPDLFSFFSSTAFSGYSNSGRGFYKVYSDLFGKVYANEIDFARKLGLGLDSVREAPVMGNLESPYAQVTAFYNYWLGFSTVMDFCWVDQYDVMAGPNRKSRRVMEEENNKLRKKARREYNDTVRGLAEFVKKRDKRVIDMAMKKNLEMVRKKEEERERKRALERERLEKLRDYVEPEWARAEEEGNGEEGVEELHEEDEESKRREGKEFYCVVCGKKFKSEKQWKNHEQSKKHKEKVAEFRDSLADDEEGLEEDNLEEELGKVEEERLEAEEDKERVVEEMGERIRDGLEIGTEEENGAESHEVEEEDEVGAGGFADGDDDEMGVLEAMVAGHKGRKNVSSQQEVKESGSEIQVENDESDGVGFMEYDIRKGTRRNRGGRKDRSKMNGEEAEMDPTRQISRQKEESNGHDGSNLEESSAHSFAENESNGNREGDDQSARTKKASSQPVNKKGPGKKDTIAKPKNSSKQKKAKSTSKNSSNVCDTCGEEFGSRNKLHMHLGDTGHASLKHR from the exons ATGGCATCGGAGAAGCGGTGCCACTATGAGGTTCTTGGCCTGAGCCGCGACTGCACTGCCGAAGAAATTCGCTCCGCATATAAGAAGCTGGCTCTCCAGCGCCATCCGGACAAGCTCGTCCAGTCCGGCTTCTCCCAGGCCGAAGCCACCGCTCGGTTCCAAGAGCTGGCACACGCCTACGAGGTCCTCTCCGACCCCAAAGAGCGTGCCTGGTACGATTCCCACCGCTCCCAGATTCTCTTCTCCGATCCCAGTTCGACCACCAACTCCGCCGTCCCCgacctcttctccttcttctccaGCACCGCCTTTTCCGGCTACTCCAACTCCGGTCGTGGGTTCTACAAGGTCTACTCGGATCTTTTTGGTAAAGTCTATGCCAACGAGATCGATTTCGCCAGGAAATTGGGTTTGGGGCTGGACTCGGTCCGCGAAGCTCCTGTCATGGGGAATCTGGAGAGTCCGTACGCGCAGGTGACTGCGTTCTACAACTACTGGCTAGGGTTTTCCACGGTGATGGATTTTTGCTGGGTGGACCAGTACGATGTGATGGCCGGCCCGAACAGGAAGTCAAGGAGGGTGATGGAGGAGGAGAACAATAAGCTGAGGAAGAAGGCGAGGAGGGAGTACAACGATACTGTGCGTGGGCTGGCGGAGTTCGTGAAGAAGAGGGACAAGAGGGTGATCGATATGGCGATGAAGAAGAATCtggagatggtgaggaagaaggaggaagagagggagaggaagagagcgTTGGAGAGGGAGAGATTGGAGAAGCTTAGGGATTACGTGGAGCCAGAGTGGGCGAGGGCAGAAGAGGAGGGTAACGGAGAGGAGGGAGTAGAGGAATTGCACGAAGAGGATGAGGAGAGTAAAAGGAGGGAAGGAAAAGAGTTTTATTGTGTGGTATGTGGGAAGAAGTTCAAGAGTGAGAAGCAATGGAAGAACCACGAGCAGTCGAAGAAACATAAGGAGAAGGTTGCTGAGTTTCGGGATTCGCTTGCTGATGATGAAGAAGGATTAGAAGAGGATAACTTGGAAGAAGAATTGGGAAAGGTAGAAGAAGAAAGACTCGAGGCGGAGGAAGACAAAGAAAGAGTTGTAGAGGAGATGGGAGAGCGAATTAGAGATGGTTTGGAGATTGGGACAGAGGAGGAGAATGGAGCTGAATCCCATGAAGTGGAGGAAGAGGATGAGGTTGGAGCAGGTGGGTTTGctgatggtgatgatgatgaaatggGTGTGCTTGAAGCAATGGTGGCTGGGCATAAGGGTAGGAAAAATGTGAGTTCTCAGCAAGAGGTGAAGGAGTCGGGGAGTGAGATTCAAGTTGAGAATGATGAGAGTGATGGTGTTGGGTTTATGGAATACGATATCAGGAAGGGCACAAGAAGGAATCGTGGTGGTAGGAAAGACAGGAGTAAAATGAATGGTGAAGAAGCGGAGATGGATCCAACCCGACAGATCAGTAGACAGAAGGAAGAAAGTAATGGACATGATGGCTCAAACTTGGAAGAATCCTCTGCTCATTCTTTTGCTGAAAATGAGAGTAATGGTAATCGGGAAGGGGATGATCAATCAGCTAGAACTAAAAAGGCTTCATCCCAACCTGTTAATAAAAAAGGGCCAGGGAAGAAAGATACAATTGCCAAACCAAAGAACTCATCCAAGCAAAAGAAAGCTAAG TCAACATCAAAGAATTCTAGCAATGTATGTGACACATGCGGAGAGGAGTTTGGATCGAG GAATAAATTACACATGCATTTGGGTGACACAGGCCACGCTTCACTAAAACATCGATGA